A window from Candidatus Nitrospira neomarina encodes these proteins:
- a CDS encoding type II secretion system protein has translation MTRRNDFPTQAIGLQTASIAFETGWRPGTGFQLIQCGNRNTVQRIGRKFFGLFEARCLSTHGFTLVEMIGVLAIIAILASLIAPNVINQLAAAKRDAEDEQLATIARGIELYLRQTRSFPATLTALSPDYVATALGQLTTNPNGFLRYYFVQPNISGFTNAAGLSTTALADARFMVITHLSQNVNPSITTDADFETWWNTDETGTPDLKIHRRHVGHLFHLLSLSANGAGGSYAVDGSPTNSGGGTLLPHSRYHFSGTTVSLDEANTFSVPETQFTLTTEAGFQFDPDCAAGSQWRINSSGCYSP, from the coding sequence ATGACAAGACGCAATGACTTTCCCACTCAGGCCATAGGGCTCCAGACGGCCTCGATCGCATTCGAGACAGGCTGGCGTCCCGGCACCGGCTTCCAGTTGATTCAGTGCGGTAACCGGAACACCGTTCAAAGAATAGGCCGGAAATTTTTCGGATTATTTGAGGCCCGCTGTCTATCTACACATGGATTTACGCTTGTGGAAATGATTGGCGTCCTGGCAATCATCGCCATTCTCGCGAGCCTCATTGCGCCAAATGTGATCAATCAACTGGCCGCCGCGAAGCGGGATGCGGAGGATGAACAATTGGCCACAATCGCCCGAGGTATTGAACTCTACCTTCGGCAGACACGTTCATTTCCGGCAACACTCACCGCGCTGAGTCCGGATTATGTCGCGACCGCGCTAGGACAACTCACCACGAACCCTAATGGATTTCTCCGCTATTACTTCGTGCAACCCAACATCAGTGGATTCACCAACGCCGCAGGTCTCTCCACGACGGCCTTGGCGGACGCACGATTTATGGTCATAACCCATCTGTCCCAAAATGTGAATCCCTCCATTACCACGGATGCCGACTTTGAAACCTGGTGGAACACCGATGAAACAGGAACACCGGATCTGAAAATTCATCGCAGGCACGTGGGCCATTTATTTCATCTCCTCAGCCTCTCGGCCAATGGGGCAGGAGGTAGTTACGCGGTCGATGGGAGCCCGACTAATTCCGGTGGCGGCACACTTCTGCCGCATAGTCGCTATCACTTCTCGGGAACCACGGTGAGTTTAGACGAAGCGAATACATTTAGCGTTCCAGAAACACAATTCACCCTGACCACCGAAGCCGGATTTCAATTCGACCCCGACTGCGCGGCAGGATCCCAATGGCGAATCAACAGTAGCGGTTGCTATAGCCCCTAA
- a CDS encoding type II secretion system F family protein codes for MANFQYRAIDAHGKPIEGKMAAPDLYHLERQLQDMGLWLVRTLESKPKSLARPTQKKGRVKPRDLMEFSTHMFTLLEAGIPLTQALQSLSIETPNLHLRSTLHAIFQQVEAGNTLHDAMKQHPRIFPPQITNLVHAGEDSGTLTDTFKELERYLDWLDQIRGDMRQATIYPSIVMIAVIGLLVLLFTFVIPRFVPILEGLHVPLPTITILIITLSELIVGSWWLWSSFLLLGPMVWTLGRKYLPGFAHWRDRMVLQLPVLGELIRMLTISKFVQNFAVLYRAGIPVLQSLQLCQGLVGNSVMERALQDTQRAVSEGSTINESLSRHPVFPPMVIQMISVGEATGTLPHTLMNVAHYYNREIPRRIKKVFGILEPLITLGLIAIVGIVALSLFMPMMSLMGGIH; via the coding sequence GTGGCTAATTTTCAGTACCGCGCCATCGACGCCCATGGGAAACCGATTGAGGGAAAAATGGCGGCGCCGGATCTTTACCACCTGGAACGCCAGCTCCAGGACATGGGACTCTGGCTTGTGCGCACGTTGGAATCCAAACCGAAGTCCCTTGCACGACCCACTCAAAAAAAAGGAAGAGTCAAACCCCGCGATCTTATGGAATTCTCCACACACATGTTCACCCTCCTCGAGGCCGGCATTCCCCTTACCCAGGCTTTACAGAGTTTGTCGATTGAGACACCCAACCTTCATTTGCGTTCGACCTTACATGCCATCTTTCAACAAGTCGAGGCTGGAAACACCTTGCATGATGCCATGAAGCAACACCCCAGAATTTTTCCTCCTCAAATCACTAATTTGGTGCATGCCGGGGAAGACAGCGGCACATTGACCGATACCTTCAAAGAATTAGAACGATATCTGGATTGGCTGGATCAGATCCGTGGAGACATGCGCCAGGCCACCATATATCCGAGCATTGTCATGATAGCGGTGATCGGATTACTGGTGTTGCTCTTTACGTTCGTCATTCCCCGGTTTGTCCCTATCCTGGAAGGTCTGCATGTGCCTCTCCCGACTATCACCATCCTCATTATCACCCTCAGTGAACTGATCGTGGGGAGCTGGTGGCTCTGGAGTTCGTTCCTCCTGCTCGGCCCAATGGTGTGGACCCTGGGACGAAAATACCTGCCGGGATTCGCGCACTGGCGGGACCGCATGGTCTTACAACTCCCAGTTCTGGGGGAACTCATCCGGATGCTCACGATATCCAAATTTGTTCAAAACTTTGCCGTCTTGTATCGAGCCGGCATCCCTGTTCTGCAAAGCCTGCAACTGTGCCAGGGACTGGTGGGCAATTCTGTCATGGAACGGGCGCTTCAGGACACACAGCGCGCCGTGTCCGAGGGCTCCACCATCAATGAATCATTAAGCCGTCATCCGGTCTTTCCGCCAATGGTGATTCAAATGATCTCGGTCGGGGAAGCCACCGGGACATTACCCCACACACTCATGAATGTGGCTCATTATTATAATCGGGAAATTCCGCGCAGAATCAAAAAAGTTTTTGGCATTCTCGAACCTCTGATTACTTTAGGATTAATCGCGATTGTGGGTATCGTCGCCCTATCCCTCTTTATGCCCATGATGAGTTTAATGGGTGGAATCCATTGA
- a CDS encoding GspE/PulE family protein, producing MPITPTPPKAARPLLGTSLLQDGWITQEQLDLAVRETKRKGVMLGQTLIGLGFITEKVLAHYLAEGTQTGIVDLSTIFIPSEIINLIPYDIATQFQVLPLSKQGNVLNLAMADPLNIVAVDTIESRIGLNVHTHTAPAQELIEAIERHYAHRESIKQLLDELMVKGISDLGEDGSRVAPMIRLCNQLITAAIQSRVTDIHVEPDEYYLRVRMRIDGILTQEILIPKPLQAPITARFKLMANLDLTEKRTPQDGRIPFTLGTRRIDLRVSTLPTNFGESIVLRILDKGALKLEFLALGFTPNDQSRIQSLIQRPHGIILVTGPTGSGKTTTLYTALRHVDAKEKSVFTLEDPIEYQMPLIRQTQVNPDIGMTFAAGLRALLRQDPDVILVGEIRDQETADLAMRAALTGHLVFSTLHTNDALGAIPRLIDMGVEAFLLASALTAIIGQRLVRCICPECKVERTDAATVLADLRVELPDNIPPILWIGKGCHACGQTGYKGRAGIYEIIQISEELHGPIVHGPDMAGIRAIIRRDRMPTMFDDGLMKALQGITTLEEVLRVTGG from the coding sequence ATGCCAATCACACCCACACCACCCAAAGCCGCACGGCCTCTCCTCGGAACGTCTCTCCTCCAAGACGGCTGGATCACTCAAGAACAATTGGACTTGGCGGTCCGGGAGACGAAGAGAAAAGGTGTGATGCTCGGCCAAACCCTCATTGGCCTGGGATTCATTACCGAAAAAGTCCTGGCCCATTATCTGGCTGAGGGCACCCAAACCGGCATAGTCGACCTCTCAACGATCTTCATCCCATCGGAAATTATCAATCTCATTCCCTACGACATCGCCACCCAGTTTCAAGTCCTCCCTCTTAGCAAACAGGGGAATGTGTTGAACCTGGCCATGGCAGATCCGTTGAATATTGTGGCGGTGGATACCATTGAAAGTCGCATCGGGCTCAACGTCCACACCCACACAGCCCCTGCCCAAGAGTTAATTGAAGCGATCGAGCGGCACTATGCGCATCGGGAATCCATTAAGCAACTGCTTGATGAATTAATGGTCAAAGGGATCTCGGATCTCGGGGAAGACGGGAGCCGGGTGGCGCCGATGATTCGCTTGTGCAATCAACTCATTACCGCCGCCATTCAATCACGGGTGACAGATATCCATGTCGAGCCGGATGAGTACTATTTACGGGTCCGAATGCGCATTGACGGCATTCTCACACAAGAAATTCTCATTCCAAAACCGCTTCAAGCGCCCATTACCGCTCGGTTTAAACTCATGGCCAATCTTGACCTCACAGAAAAACGAACTCCCCAGGACGGCCGGATCCCCTTTACGTTAGGCACTCGTCGAATTGATCTTCGTGTGTCGACCCTTCCAACGAATTTCGGAGAAAGCATTGTCCTCCGAATTCTGGATAAAGGGGCATTGAAATTAGAATTCCTGGCTTTGGGGTTTACACCCAACGACCAATCGCGCATCCAATCCCTGATCCAACGTCCCCATGGCATTATCCTTGTGACAGGTCCCACAGGAAGTGGAAAGACCACGACGTTATATACGGCCCTCCGTCATGTCGATGCCAAAGAAAAAAGTGTGTTTACACTGGAGGACCCGATCGAATATCAAATGCCTCTCATTCGCCAAACGCAAGTCAATCCGGACATCGGCATGACCTTTGCGGCCGGACTTCGTGCCCTACTTCGGCAGGATCCTGACGTCATTCTTGTTGGTGAAATCCGTGACCAAGAAACGGCCGATCTGGCCATGCGCGCGGCCCTAACCGGACATTTGGTTTTTTCGACACTTCACACCAACGATGCGCTAGGAGCCATTCCACGTTTAATCGACATGGGCGTGGAAGCGTTCCTTCTCGCCTCCGCCCTGACCGCCATCATCGGCCAACGACTCGTTCGGTGCATTTGTCCCGAATGCAAGGTTGAACGAACGGATGCCGCCACGGTCCTTGCAGATCTTCGAGTGGAATTGCCGGACAACATCCCCCCGATTCTCTGGATAGGAAAAGGATGCCACGCATGCGGCCAGACAGGCTATAAAGGTCGAGCAGGCATTTACGAAATAATCCAGATTTCAGAGGAACTACATGGGCCTATCGTGCACGGCCCGGATATGGCGGGTATTCGGGCCATTATCCGGCGGGATCGAATGCCAACAATGTTTGATGACGGACTCATGAAAGCCCTTCAGGGAATTACCACGCTCGAAGAAGTGTTGAGGGTGACCGGTGGCTAA
- a CDS encoding prepilin-type N-terminal cleavage/methylation domain-containing protein, translating to MPKTLFRPLHHSQGFTLVEMIGVLAIIAILIALLLPKIFTLIASSKASSMAAAVRTYETAVAKYYGDIGTIWPLNAAGTPAQETGGNSATVTSLGARLTLDASDPLNTGTNQWSRFRGPYLEKFNTNTPPGLGTTMYMPAQTAVALGTATTGTNVGWDLKGDDGNSDLPTGARVAYLRVDGVSDTEFNEIDGVIDAGIGASITERQLRGRVKYNPGNDRMYIYLTHQ from the coding sequence ATGCCAAAAACACTATTCCGGCCGCTTCATCATTCCCAGGGGTTTACCCTGGTGGAAATGATCGGGGTATTGGCCATCATCGCCATACTGATTGCCTTGTTACTGCCAAAAATTTTCACTCTGATTGCGTCGTCTAAAGCCAGCTCCATGGCTGCCGCTGTGAGAACGTATGAGACCGCCGTCGCAAAGTATTATGGAGATATCGGAACCATCTGGCCTCTCAATGCCGCTGGAACTCCGGCACAAGAGACCGGAGGGAACAGCGCCACCGTTACCTCTCTTGGAGCTCGCTTAACGCTCGACGCCTCCGATCCGTTGAATACCGGAACCAATCAATGGAGCCGGTTCCGAGGACCCTATCTGGAAAAATTTAATACCAATACGCCTCCGGGACTGGGCACAACCATGTACATGCCGGCGCAAACGGCAGTGGCACTCGGGACAGCGACAACAGGGACGAATGTCGGATGGGATCTGAAAGGTGATGATGGCAACAGCGATCTCCCCACTGGAGCCCGAGTGGCCTATCTCAGAGTCGACGGAGTTTCCGATACGGAATTCAATGAAATTGATGGAGTCATCGATGCCGGTATCGGTGCAAGCATAACCGAACGCCAATTACGCGGACGCGTAAAATACAATCCGGGCAATGATCGCATGTATATTTATCTTACACATCAATAA
- a CDS encoding tetratricopeptide repeat protein — MTWSSAQGSHLTLPGSQDFSHGDESDPQPFIRQLEKINNYIPPHAQPDRKNTASLKVEQSTLLTNPLHPSPNEPKPTGSQPSHSPPKKKPTHIAVLLNNNVTQDQTNTGWRSLLNGRPEDAIAAYQDSLRIDPKSAEAYLGMGIALKSLGFIDHAKDAIQQALELNPDLSSALVHLGYLYADGHIGPSNSKAAHRLFSQASQLGDPFASIALLDLQSRSRPQS; from the coding sequence ATGACCTGGTCTTCCGCCCAGGGAAGTCATTTGACGCTTCCCGGCTCCCAAGACTTCAGTCATGGAGATGAATCCGACCCTCAGCCTTTCATCCGGCAACTAGAAAAGATCAACAACTATATCCCTCCTCACGCTCAGCCTGATCGCAAAAACACCGCCTCATTAAAGGTTGAGCAATCCACTCTTCTTACCAATCCCCTTCACCCCTCGCCCAACGAACCCAAACCTACAGGATCTCAGCCATCCCATTCTCCTCCAAAAAAGAAACCCACACACATCGCAGTCCTGCTTAACAACAATGTCACCCAAGACCAGACGAATACGGGATGGCGGTCATTGTTAAATGGTCGGCCGGAAGACGCGATAGCGGCTTATCAAGATTCCCTCAGGATCGACCCCAAATCAGCCGAGGCCTATCTCGGCATGGGCATCGCGCTGAAAAGCCTGGGCTTTATTGACCATGCCAAAGATGCCATTCAACAGGCACTTGAACTCAATCCTGATCTTTCTTCAGCACTCGTTCATCTGGGATATCTTTATGCAGATGGCCACATCGGCCCATCAAATTCCAAAGCCGCTCACCGACTTTTCAGTCAAGCATCTCAACTCGGGGATCCATTTGCCAGCATCGCACTTCTAGACCTGCAATCCCGCTCACGGCCGCAATCCTAA
- a CDS encoding glutaredoxin family protein has product MSTPIEDEIKREIAQHKILIYGKGTKSAPQCGFTVETMEFFNKFGYPYELINALPNPEKREALSKMTNWPTLPKVFINGQFYGDTDVLGPMEEKGELQPLLKAAFPDQAT; this is encoded by the coding sequence ATGAGTACGCCCATTGAAGACGAAATTAAGAGAGAAATCGCCCAACACAAAATTCTCATTTACGGAAAGGGCACCAAGTCTGCCCCACAGTGCGGATTTACCGTGGAGACCATGGAGTTTTTTAACAAATTCGGCTATCCCTATGAATTAATCAACGCCTTGCCAAATCCTGAAAAACGGGAGGCTCTTTCTAAAATGACCAATTGGCCGACTTTGCCAAAAGTTTTCATTAATGGCCAGTTTTATGGGGATACGGATGTCTTAGGTCCAATGGAAGAAAAAGGGGAATTGCAGCCTCTTTTAAAAGCCGCGTTTCCCGATCAAGCCACCTGA
- a CDS encoding BolA family protein: MMTFEELSTQLQEALGDAEVSVLDRTGTMDHFTVKVISNAFEGKNLLDRHRMIYQALDAPMKDGRIHALEIQAKTRNEAQGG; the protein is encoded by the coding sequence ATGATGACATTTGAAGAGCTGAGCACTCAACTTCAGGAAGCGTTAGGCGATGCCGAAGTTTCGGTCCTTGATCGAACCGGTACCATGGACCATTTTACGGTCAAAGTCATTTCCAATGCTTTTGAAGGAAAGAATTTGTTGGACCGTCATCGAATGATTTACCAAGCCCTCGACGCGCCCATGAAAGACGGACGCATTCATGCCCTAGAAATTCAGGCCAAAACCCGCAATGAAGCCCAAGGAGGATAA
- a CDS encoding alpha/beta hydrolase: protein MRHEHWAGLDVCITGGVDRQGSGEGPLVVLLHGFGAPGDDLVALWRYLNVPEEVRFLFPAAPLQLSMGYGDARAWWMLDMERLNQARAQGQWEALSQEIPRGLPPARTQMQDVLSLATETLSVPSSSVIVGGFSQGAMLATDLALHTDIPFAGLVLLSGTLIAKQEWITRLPNRQGLPVFQSHGTDDPILSFSMAQQLREHIQMAGLPVSWVEFRGGHEIPIQVLQGLGAFLQTHLYPSPL from the coding sequence ATGCGACACGAACATTGGGCCGGTTTAGATGTCTGCATTACAGGGGGTGTGGATCGCCAAGGGAGCGGTGAGGGACCCCTTGTGGTTCTCTTGCATGGATTCGGAGCACCAGGGGATGATTTAGTCGCCTTATGGCGCTATCTCAATGTCCCAGAGGAAGTCCGTTTCCTCTTTCCTGCCGCTCCACTCCAATTGAGCATGGGCTATGGGGACGCCCGAGCTTGGTGGATGCTGGACATGGAACGCCTCAACCAAGCCAGGGCCCAAGGGCAATGGGAGGCATTGTCACAAGAAATCCCCCGTGGCTTGCCTCCGGCCCGTACCCAAATGCAGGATGTCCTTTCTCTTGCCACAGAAACCTTGTCCGTACCATCATCATCGGTGATCGTAGGAGGGTTTTCACAGGGAGCCATGCTGGCGACTGATTTGGCCCTTCATACCGATATTCCCTTCGCAGGATTAGTACTATTATCGGGCACCCTCATTGCTAAGCAAGAATGGATCACCCGCCTACCCAATCGCCAGGGTCTCCCGGTATTTCAAAGCCATGGCACCGACGATCCTATTTTATCGTTTTCCATGGCGCAGCAACTTCGTGAGCATATCCAAATGGCTGGTTTACCCGTCAGTTGGGTAGAATTTCGTGGTGGCCATGAAATTCCCATTCAAGTGTTGCAGGGTCTCGGAGCCTTTCTGCAAACACATCTCTATCCTTCTCCGCTCTAA
- a CDS encoding GNAT family N-acetyltransferase, protein MINFLDSHDVKAQQLLALFCQTDWACHRSLEDTEHMLAHTDVAISAWEGSRLVGFGRVLTDFIYRASIWDVIVDQAYQDRDIGKGIIQRILTHPKLERVELFWLCTRRYQGFYASLGFSDKEQTGMVWDRSKHVAPPTKPLNG, encoded by the coding sequence ATGATCAATTTTTTGGATTCCCATGACGTCAAGGCGCAACAGCTTTTGGCATTGTTCTGCCAAACGGATTGGGCTTGTCATCGTTCACTGGAGGACACTGAACATATGCTCGCTCATACGGATGTGGCCATTTCTGCCTGGGAGGGCTCAAGACTCGTCGGGTTTGGAAGGGTGTTGACGGATTTTATCTATCGCGCTTCGATTTGGGATGTGATTGTGGATCAGGCCTATCAGGATCGGGATATTGGTAAAGGGATTATCCAGCGAATTTTAACGCATCCCAAATTGGAACGGGTGGAGTTGTTTTGGCTTTGCACCAGGCGTTATCAGGGATTTTACGCCTCTTTGGGATTTTCTGATAAGGAACAGACTGGTATGGTCTGGGATCGGAGCAAGCATGTTGCTCCTCCCACGAAACCATTGAATGGGTAG
- a CDS encoding anhydro-N-acetylmuramic acid kinase, with protein sequence MIVVGMMSGTSADGVDAAVVDIRGTGHRLKSVLLKHVGRPYAPKLRQRILQVCEQGTVGQICHLNVVLGEVFAKTALLAIKHSGISPQRVALIGSHGQTIHHRPAAIYEPGIGQIRSTLQIGDPHVIAERTGITTVSDFRGRDLAAGGEGAPLAPYVHALLFAQKRATRMVVNLGGIANVTLLPGGGNLSAVRAFDTGPCNMLLDGLVAMGTKGIAGFDRGGRLAMKGQIDKGLLRWLLTHPYVSRRPPKSTGREMFGEHYIQRVWAQAKRRHLGISDLLATSCRFIAQVIHQAQKWTRKVPDELVFGGGGVRNARLWSELSGVFDPIPVMRMDECGASSQAFEAQAFAVLAYQTVKGVCANLPKVTGARHSVILGTVTPGIHGLP encoded by the coding sequence ATGATTGTTGTGGGGATGATGTCAGGGACATCGGCAGATGGGGTGGATGCCGCAGTTGTGGATATTCGAGGAACCGGACATCGTCTCAAGAGTGTCCTGCTCAAACATGTTGGTCGTCCGTATGCTCCCAAGCTTCGGCAACGAATTTTACAGGTTTGTGAGCAGGGAACCGTCGGGCAGATCTGTCACCTCAATGTGGTCCTGGGCGAAGTATTTGCTAAAACCGCGTTGTTAGCTATCAAGCATTCCGGGATTTCTCCTCAACGAGTGGCGTTGATCGGCTCGCATGGTCAAACAATTCATCATCGGCCTGCCGCGATCTATGAGCCCGGTATTGGTCAGATCCGTTCGACATTGCAAATTGGAGATCCCCATGTGATTGCGGAGCGTACCGGAATCACGACTGTATCGGATTTTCGAGGCAGAGATCTGGCTGCCGGTGGAGAGGGAGCTCCATTAGCTCCTTATGTCCATGCCCTTCTTTTTGCTCAGAAACGTGCCACACGAATGGTGGTCAATCTAGGAGGGATTGCGAATGTGACCCTATTACCCGGCGGGGGAAATCTGTCAGCGGTTCGGGCGTTTGATACAGGCCCTTGCAATATGTTGTTGGATGGATTGGTGGCGATGGGGACAAAGGGCATAGCTGGATTTGACCGGGGTGGTCGTCTTGCCATGAAGGGGCAAATAGATAAGGGCTTGCTTCGTTGGCTGCTGACGCATCCCTATGTGTCTCGTAGGCCTCCCAAATCCACTGGGCGTGAAATGTTTGGAGAGCACTATATCCAACGTGTGTGGGCCCAAGCGAAGCGTCGCCATTTGGGTATTTCTGACCTGTTAGCGACGAGCTGCCGGTTTATCGCCCAGGTGATCCACCAAGCGCAAAAGTGGACGAGGAAAGTCCCCGATGAGTTGGTATTTGGCGGTGGAGGGGTACGAAATGCTCGTCTCTGGTCAGAACTGTCCGGAGTGTTCGATCCCATTCCCGTGATGCGCATGGATGAATGTGGGGCCTCCAGTCAGGCCTTTGAGGCGCAAGCCTTTGCGGTGCTGGCGTATCAAACAGTGAAGGGGGTCTGTGCCAATTTGCCTAAGGTCACGGGTGCTCGCCATTCGGTTATTTTGGGGACGGTCACTCCCGGTATTCACGGACTTCCCTAG
- a CDS encoding DUF2726 domain-containing protein → MSQNGLSLILLAVFMLGVVFLLRWIWRRPLPAGVLPALNPESGESVVTARPIMSPEEATLYNLITLAARDHMLVLAKIPLLSVLSVVDKDEEARKAAMRTIQPVRCDVVLAHPGTLKVMTVITLNKEIPTTSGREDRDRFVETLLKAAGIQSIILQTTQTYSVDQLTGLLGLAEEE, encoded by the coding sequence ATGTCTCAGAACGGACTTTCACTGATTCTCCTGGCAGTGTTTATGCTCGGAGTCGTGTTTTTGTTGCGATGGATCTGGCGCCGTCCTCTTCCAGCAGGGGTTCTACCAGCTTTGAATCCTGAATCCGGTGAGAGTGTGGTAACCGCTCGACCTATCATGTCGCCGGAAGAAGCGACTCTCTACAATCTGATTACCTTAGCGGCTCGTGATCATATGCTGGTTTTGGCCAAAATCCCGCTCCTGAGTGTCCTGTCCGTTGTCGATAAAGATGAAGAAGCTCGAAAGGCAGCTATGCGAACGATTCAGCCTGTTCGCTGTGATGTTGTTCTTGCCCATCCTGGGACGCTTAAAGTCATGACAGTCATTACCTTGAACAAGGAGATTCCTACTACATCAGGACGCGAGGACCGAGATCGATTTGTGGAGACCCTGTTGAAGGCGGCGGGAATTCAATCGATCATTCTTCAGACCACACAGACGTATTCGGTAGATCAGCTCACCGGATTGCTTGGCTTGGCTGAGGAAGAATAG
- the xth gene encoding exodeoxyribonuclease III has product MKIATYNVNSIRKRIGILHKWLRQHNPDIMCLQETKVQDHEFPLQAFSDLPYVINFCGEKSYNGVAIFSRAAPETVAFGFEDGELPEDSTRLVRVVVNDIMIINSYVPQGFAIDSPKYAYKLRWFQRLKRYFSRVVSPGQSVIWCGDMNVAPDPVDVHSPEKHLKHVCFHEEVRRAYQETVSWGFEDVFRHHFPHRQQFTFWDYRRPGALEANRGWRIDHILVTPPLLPHSHAVEVDVQPRRAECPSDHTVLCAEFSL; this is encoded by the coding sequence ATGAAAATTGCGACTTACAATGTCAATTCAATTCGAAAGCGAATCGGTATTCTTCACAAGTGGTTGCGGCAGCACAACCCCGATATTATGTGCCTTCAAGAGACTAAAGTACAGGATCATGAGTTTCCCCTTCAAGCATTTTCCGACTTACCCTATGTCATCAACTTTTGTGGTGAAAAATCCTACAACGGCGTCGCCATATTCAGCCGGGCAGCGCCGGAAACGGTGGCCTTTGGTTTTGAGGACGGGGAACTACCGGAGGATTCCACTCGCCTGGTGCGAGTGGTGGTCAATGACATCATGATTATTAATTCCTACGTTCCACAGGGATTTGCAATTGATTCGCCGAAGTATGCCTATAAATTACGGTGGTTCCAGCGATTGAAGCGGTATTTCTCGCGTGTGGTCTCACCAGGACAATCCGTGATTTGGTGTGGAGATATGAATGTGGCCCCTGACCCGGTTGACGTCCATAGCCCCGAAAAACACCTCAAGCATGTGTGTTTCCATGAAGAAGTGCGCCGTGCCTATCAGGAGACGGTGTCCTGGGGATTCGAGGATGTGTTCCGGCATCATTTTCCGCATCGTCAGCAATTTACGTTTTGGGATTATCGACGTCCGGGCGCTTTGGAAGCTAACCGTGGGTGGCGAATTGACCACATTCTGGTTACCCCGCCGCTTCTTCCCCATTCTCATGCGGTGGAGGTGGATGTTCAGCCGCGTCGTGCGGAATGCCCCTCGGACCATACCGTCCTGTGCGCTGAATTCTCACTGTAA
- a CDS encoding IS110 family transposase, with amino-acid sequence MHTCLNVGVDVAKDAVVVACAEACFPVQSVPNQRGSLRAWLQSLPAGSRIGLESTGGYHELLADLAQAQGHTVFLLNPLDTRHYAKAMGTRAKTDRVDAELIARLIAQEHTRLRPYTPPTATQRKLDRLIRRRATIVRLQGTLKLTMRELGGFAAELKAVMGKLEALIAKIDATMSALAASSPHHQEAQHRLETIVGVGPLVGISLTNTLERVPFRKADAFVAFTGLDPRANDSGRKAGRRRLSKRGPAELRRLLFNAAMSAIKTKVWKPIYEHYRTQGWSTTASLVIIARKIARAAWSIHHYRTTFNPERITQCLT; translated from the coding sequence ATGCACACCTGTCTGAATGTCGGCGTGGATGTGGCCAAAGATGCCGTCGTGGTTGCCTGCGCCGAGGCATGCTTCCCGGTCCAGAGTGTTCCCAATCAGCGTGGCTCGTTGCGGGCTTGGCTCCAATCGCTGCCGGCAGGCAGCCGCATTGGCTTAGAATCCACCGGCGGCTATCACGAATTATTGGCGGACCTGGCGCAGGCCCAAGGCCATACCGTCTTCCTCCTCAATCCCTTGGACACTCGGCATTACGCCAAGGCCATGGGCACGCGGGCCAAAACCGACCGGGTCGATGCGGAATTGATCGCCCGACTCATCGCGCAAGAGCACACGCGCTTGCGGCCCTATACGCCCCCGACAGCCACTCAACGCAAACTGGATCGACTGATTCGGCGGCGCGCCACGATCGTCCGCCTCCAAGGCACGCTCAAGCTGACCATGCGCGAATTGGGCGGCTTTGCCGCCGAACTCAAGGCCGTGATGGGAAAATTGGAGGCCTTGATTGCCAAAATTGATGCGACCATGTCCGCGCTAGCCGCCAGCTCACCTCACCATCAGGAGGCGCAACACCGGTTGGAAACTATTGTGGGCGTTGGTCCCTTGGTGGGCATCAGTTTGACCAATACGTTGGAGCGCGTGCCGTTTCGCAAGGCGGATGCCTTTGTCGCCTTCACCGGGTTGGATCCGCGGGCGAATGACTCGGGGCGCAAAGCCGGTCGAAGGCGTTTGTCTAAACGTGGCCCCGCCGAGTTGCGCCGCTTGCTGTTTAACGCCGCGATGTCGGCCATCAAAACTAAAGTCTGGAAACCGATCTACGAGCATTACCGCACTCAAGGCTGGAGCACGACGGCCTCATTGGTGATCATCGCTCGCAAAATCGCCCGGGCCGCTTGGTCTATTCATCACTACCGTACAACCTTTAATCCAGAGCGGATCACACAATGCTTGACATGA